From the Lathyrus oleraceus cultivar Zhongwan6 chromosome 3, CAAS_Psat_ZW6_1.0, whole genome shotgun sequence genome, the window TTACTAATTTTGAATAGATAATCTTCCCATGCAAACAACTGTAGGTCCAATGGGTATTACAATTGCAAACAACTGTAGGTCCAATGGGTATTACAATTGCAAACAACTGTAAATGTAATGAAATGCACAACTTTCCCATGCAAATTGTTGGCATTCTGCAACTAATTTAAAGCAAAATAGCATGATAATCTTTATCTCAACACAACCTATTCCATTATATTACTATCAAAATTTGAGTATTCACAATGTGGCCGATAACTCAACTACTCAATAACAAAGAGTTGACATACAGAAACAACCAATAGAACCTCCACATTTGTGCAAAAGAGCACAAGTACCACGAAGTTTTAGGAGTAAACTGACAGTAATATGGCTATTTCTACAACATACTAGAGTTTGGAAGTGTAAGAATACATGGAAATGTTTTTACCATTAGATTTGTGTATGCGCAAGGACAGTAGCCAATTGATCAAACTAAAATTATTTAAGATTTTAATCTTTCTTTTCTTCCATTACTGTCCCCGTATACATACAGAAATTCAATGGCAAGGATAGTGTGCATATATAATTTTGGAAGTGTACTGCGGAAGCGGCCAATACAGATATGCAAAGTTGTGACCAAAGTACCAGACAGACAAAAGTCTAAACTAAAGTTACACAAAAGGATGCCATGGTTGAGTCAGATGTGTTGGAGAGTAACTACCATATACAGAACTAAGTTTATATGCTGTTTTCACCCAACCTTTGAAGTTCGATTACTCATGAATTATGAGTCTTCAGTAACGTCTCAAACACCATGTCAATGAATTTATCCTCCTGGCACAAGAAAATTTCATCAGTGAATAACTGTTTGGAAAGATTATACACCAGACCAAAAGAAAATTTAAGCATCCCACAGAAAGGGTAAAACAAAGCATATGTTCATCATTTCACCACCTATACATACATTCTATTTTGTAAAAAGATGGCAATTTTATTACTTCAATTCTCTTGTAAAGTAGAGgttaaatttaaaaattaaaattataaacACAAGCAGTAAGAATTATGAAACACTATAAAAATGCATACCAAAAATCTAATATCACACTTGCAATAGAGTTTTCAACCATCAAATTTGTAAAATTCTTACTTTGTGGCCTTGCCTCTTATTTCTCAATAGCAGATCTCTCGATTTTGTTGCTAACTTACATGAAACAATCTTAATATCAATAGTTTCTTTCTTATAGAAAAAGCATTATTTTCAATGTATTTGGAAGCCTGATGGGTgcgaaaaaaaaaaaaaaaaaaaaaaattggcCGCCTATGTTGTGCCCTAACTAAATTATATTATCCTTCCAACCAAAATTTTCTCTTTTAGCAATTGACAACCAGTGGGCAGTAGTTATAGCTTAAACTTATTCACCCAAAAATGGTACTAAACATTCGGAAGTGGGAATTGCTCCAATGTTAAATACCCATTGTCGGTCACAACACCAGTAGGTAGTAGTCCTTACTTCCCTCCCCACCCCCAAAAAAGACAACAACTAAATCTTATCTCATTCCCACTAAGTGGGATCGGCGCTACATGGATCAAATATCGCCATAAAGTGTTATTACCCCCAAAAGAGTAACTGAATAACAATTTACAACTTAAAAATACAATCAAATTATCAATGCTCATGCAACGGATGGAACAACACTAAAATGGAAAAAACATGAAGTACCTGAACCAGTGATATAAGTGCATCACGGACTTTATCCCTGCTGATAACCGGTCTATTTAGCATGGAGATAGAAAGAGGGGTAAGAGAAGGAGGACTAGGTGGTGGGAAGGGTTGAAGCAGTGGAGTGCCATATTCGTGTGGCAGATTCTGGGAATGATGAACAGCCGCACTAGGTGGCACAGGTGAAGAAACAGGTGGAATTAATGGTAATAAAGGGTTGGGTGCAAGAAAATTGGAAGGTTTAACAAGATTCGTAACCGGATTGCCACTGTTAATTCTTTCAAAAGAAGTAGACGGCATTTGAAGAGAATGTACAGGAGGCAAAAAAACACCGGGAACAGTAGAATTGACACTCGCAGAATGGTAGGGCTGCTGAAAACTATCTACATTAGAAGCATAAGGTCCAGCAAACTTAGGTGCCTGCAACAATTGAAATCAAAGGTTTCTAAAGCCAGAGACATCTATAATCATAAAATCAAAATCCAAACTTAAAATTGACATTGATAAAGTATCCAGCAAAAAGCCATAAAAAATTGATATGCAGCTAATGGCATACATTGAAGAAATTTTTCAATACAGAATCTCCAACAGCATCAGTTGCAGTAGCCGCAGCTGAAGATGACTCTACAGGGCTTTTGGTTATGAGTGACACTAGGTCATGTTCCTGAAACTCACTACTGCGTATAAAAACATCAGGCATAACATGCAATAGTAATTAAGTTGGGGTATCAAATATATAGACAGTTTGAAGTTTGTACAAGCACAATCAACTGTCATGAATGATTGACCTTCTCATTGAATACTTTTATCAAATGAAGTTGTTTTCCGGTTTGAAATCACAAGTTTCATCACAAACAGAATAACAAAAATATTGTTGTTTTGAATCATTTAACATGTACGCAGCAGGCAACGCATTGGGATAAAATGTAACATTTAAGAAGTTAAAGCACCGTGCATACTATTCCGAGAGATAGAAACAGAAACAACTTAAAGTTATTACAAACATTCAAAAAATCCTGACCTTTTGTTAGAAGGCACTGTCGTATTTGAAGGCTCCTTTGGGTGTGCAGTAAGAATCCTGCAAATTTGATTTTGCAAAAATATACATTTATATTAGTAGCAAATAACCATCCTGCATTTTTTATTACATGGCATAAACAGACATGGAAAACTAACATACCTATTAAAGAGATTTGCAACTTCTTCAGATTCTTCTGCATTATAAAACCATATACCATTAACTTCTTGCGACGCATTCCGATATAACAAGTATGGATTTTTAAGTTCATACTCAAAATCCAATAGATTCTCCACTAGATTTTCTGCCATAACAAACATCACAGAAAGTGGTCAAATCAAATAGGGAATGGATGACACAGATTCAGACATACACACAACCGACGCAGAGAGCAGGGACAGTAAAACTGTTTGATGCAGAAAGTAGTAAATATATTTCATAGTGACGATAATTAATTTAGAAGAAATCAGCAGACAATAACATCAAAGATAAACTGTTTGATTGATTACCTATCATGGAATTAATATTAAGCAGTAACTACATTTGGATATTATTAGTTCAGGAATTAAGATTTGCGCAGCAATGGCAACAATAACAAGTTCATTAGGTTTCAATTTAACGCAATCAGCAAAACAGTAAAACATGATCTTATACAAATATAAAGGATCTTTATACCAAAACTGAAGAACAGTAAAATTTCAACAAATCTGAACCTGTATTTCTGCGATTCATAACGATAAACTGAAACTGCGGTTGAGCATTCCTGAACAAAAATCAGAATAACCGATTCAAGATCCAAGTGAATAACAATGCAAGAGAAAGAAAGCATAGAAATATATTATACCTCTTGACGACAAACAGAGATCCTTCAACATCTTTGCGACTCCACTGACTGGTTTCGATGTTGAAATCGTAGAACGAGACGTGCGCGGCGGTGAAGAGAATCTCGTCGATGAATGGATCCATTCGTTGGAGAACAGTGAGATTGAGCAACTTGGTGCTGCTCTGATCGAGATTCGGCGTCAATTTCTTCGTCTGAGACATTGAATTTCAGTTCTAAACCCTCGCTGATATGAATTTGACTCgagaagaagagaagaagaaaagaaTCTTGACTTGGTTGTTACGAGAAGAAATCAAGAATTGAGTAGTCTCACTCACTGCGAACCAATAACCTAACTTGATTCAACTGATGAATGACTGAAATCAAAGTTGAATCTACTTCGACCGAAAATGCTCGCCCCATTGACGTgtatatattttttctttttatatgacattcttataaattttaatagagattaattattatactCCGTCCGTTATGTGTAAAAAAAATTACACTGTCGATTCATCACTATTATTcatttgtattattttatagatttttaacataaaagttaaatttattttaatatccAACATCTAGGATgaactgacggtgtaaaatctCTTTATcctgtcagtgtatttcaattaaatccatTTTAATATTTTCTTTGTTCATTTCTAAGtgtctcttttttttttttaaattattattttttaattgtCAGTTATAAAATTTAAGGTAGTATTAATTGTATTTtgtaaaaattaattttaaataattattatacAGACAAAAAAtaatgtaataaataattaaggatATTATAGATAAAAGAAAAATTGTTGTTGAAAATGTAACAATAATGATTAACTTTTTTGGTATGtgtaaaaaataaaaataaaataacacTTGAAAAGGAACGGAAAGagtatttttttttataaattacTTTTTAAATTATATAAAACTTTTAAGAAGATTTTTTTAGGGTGAATGGACAATTATCGATATTTTTTGTTGTGAATCTTAAGGAGTCACTACTGTGATAGAAAGGAACTTATGGAAATTTTTTTGAATGAGAAAAACAATTTCTACAAAAGGTTGTAATGAATGAGAAGCTTTTTCAGTAAGTGTGTATTTCTTGGAAAGAATGTGGATTATTATTTGATGAAAGATAGGTTGAATAAGATGTGGAAATTTATTGGAGGTTTTGAGATCATGGACGTTGACAATGGTTTCTTTATGGTCAAGTGTGAACTGCTCGCAGATAGGGAGAAAATTGTGTGAGAAGGTCTGTGGATGTTGTTTGACCATTATTTAGCAGTGACTCGATGGAATCCAAACTTTACATCTCCTCTCACAAAGGTGGAGAAGACTATGGTTTGAATTTAATTTATAGGGTTTAACGTATTCTATTATGATGAAAGTGTCATTCTTGGTTTGACATATATTATGGATACTCGTGTTAAGATAATACTAACACCTTGAATGTGGAAAGGGGAAATTTTGCGAGAATTTGTGTGGAAGTAGTTAACATGGTGTATTATCTTATCAACAGGTCACCATTGAGGTTCATTTGATGGGAAGGTTGTAGATAAGGTATGGACAGGTAATCATATTGATTTTGAAAACATAAGGATTTTGGGTGTCCATGTTATGTGCATATATCCAGTGAAGATCGATCCAAACTTGATTCAAAGTAGTCGAACAAGTGCGTCTTCGTGGGTTATGCAAAAGGTGTTGTTAAAATACAAGAGACTGAGAGACATTTGAAAAAAAAACGTGTGTATAAAAAGCATTACATAGATTGTATTATATTGAGAGAAATTTACAACTAATTACATGTtatagtcgatgtgggactatCTACATACAAATATTTTTAACAATATAAACAAATATCAACACTCCTCCTcaagcttgagcatataagtcaaatgcaccTAGCTTGTCGCATATAATTAGTTTTGGAACTTCGCATGGATTTTGTAAACACATATgccaattgatcattagagtGACAAAGTTTATGACAATGTCGTCTGATTCAATTTTCTCTCTAACAAAGTGTCAGTCTATCTCAATTGTTTGACCCTCTCACGGAAGACTGAATTTGAAGCAATGTGCAATGCAACTTGATTATCATAAATAAGTGTCATTGGTTTTGCTTGTTCAATTTAAAGTTCCTTGAGTAATTGCTTTAACCAAATGAGTCACATGTTGCCACTATCATGGCCATATACTCTACCTTGATGCTTGATCTTCCACCTACATTTTGTTTATTAATTTTACATGATATAGGATTTCCTCCAACAATGGCATAATACTCAAAGGTGGATTGTCTATAAATGGATGACCTTGCCCCAAACAACATCGGAGTATCCAACTATCTAATGTCCTCTATCTTCATATATGAAACCTTTTCTTAGAGCACATTTGATGTATCTCATAATCCTGATAACATCATCCATGTGTTCATGGCAAGTAGAATTTAAGAACTGGCTTACCATACTAATTGCAAAAAAAATGTTTGGATGAGTGACCGTAagataattcaactttccaaCCAATTTGTTATTCTTGGGTTAGATAGAGGCTCCCTTGATTTGGTAgtgatgacttctcggcaagtgtactGATATTGTCGCAGTAATAAAATATTGAACCCATGGGGACTGCTTTTTAATAAGACAAAAAGTGTGCAATGCGTAGAAAATAGTAAATGGGGGTTCAGATTTCACATCAAAAATAACAAAGAGTTCAAACAGAATTATAGAAGCGATCAGGTTATGTATAGAATCCTCTATTtaattattgttgatgtttgatgtcTTACATGTATAATCTCATCACTATAATCCCACGGTGAATTAACAAAACCGATATAACCAATCCTCTGCGATATAGCTCATTAATCACTACTTGAAGTTTCTTATCCCTGGTCCACTAACGTAAGCAGGATTAGGTGATGCAACAAAGCGTTAATTCACTAGCTATTACTCGGGATTTTCTATTCCTAGTTAACCAGCGTAAGCATGACAACTGCCATAGGTCCAACACATAAAttaatggtcagtattccctatgtgcccaaaatcagatGAAAAAAGTATCTCACATAGAAAGCATTACGAACAAGAAATAATTGAATAGAATTATAGATTAAAGCATTCAtgcaaagtcaaatcaacatattgCCCAATAATATTGAAATAGGTTCGTCAAAAtacaacctaacctagaggaatttagctactcataattcaaaATAAAATACCTAAAACAATTAAGGAGAATTATAAATAAGATCCCTTGAAGGATTGTCCTCCAATGACTCCAAATGCTCTCGAAAAACACTTTTGATGCTGCAAAATCGTACTCTCTATGCCAAAAGTTCGTAACCCTTGAGAAATTGTAGGAAATGCCTTTTAATAGCCTTTAGAATGAACCAGAATGCGTCAGAAAAGCCCAAAAAAATGAGTCATCGTGCTCGCGATACATCTTTTATGTCCCTATCGCGTGCGCGATGTTGCGCGTGATTGTTTCAGTGGTTGCATGCTTTTGCTCCCTTTTCACCTGATTTTTCACTAAGTCCAAATTCTccacacttagctattttttcctcattctttgaTCTTTATTCTTCAATTTGCTCCTTGTTTACTTGTTTTGATCCGTTTCTTCATCCAAATTCATGCAATGACAGAttgtcatcacaaccccaaacttgaattCTTGTTTATCCTTAAGTAACTTGCATGCAACTGCACATTTCAATATAAACAAGTCACGCAATAAAAATTGAACATCACCATATAATTTTTTCTTTACCTGACCATCATTCTAGCTTTCAACTTCTATCTgacaaattaaaaaaaaaacctCAAACTTTGACGAGTATTCAACATGTCTCTCATCTCACCATGACTCACTCAATGAATAAGGTAATCTCCTAATCAACATGCAAAATAGTTTATGATTAGCTTGATCGTGTTCTAATAGAATTCATCATagaaatcaaaacacacacaTTTGAGGACTTTTAAGGTTGTATCTAGGCTTATGTTCGGGTATGATATTTTTGTTATAGTAtgtttaaacctttggagttagaTACCTAATTCTCCTTCTATCATTATACCCCTTTGTTTCTTCTTGATGGTACTAGATACTTTTCTATTGTTGTCTTTATTATGCTTGGCATTCTTTTACTTCTTTTTTTTGAAGAAGTGTCTTTTTCCACTTCTTATTTtttacattttttttaattttgacCAATTTTCTCTAGTATCCCAACCCTAAACTTAAAAATTTGCTCACTTC encodes:
- the LOC127125615 gene encoding mRNA-decapping enzyme-like protein isoform X2 gives rise to the protein MSQTKKLTPNLDQSSTKLLNLTVLQRMDPFIDEILFTAAHVSFYDFNIETSQWSRKDVEGSLFVVKRNAQPQFQFIVMNRRNTENLVENLLDFEYELKNPYLLYRNASQEVNGIWFYNAEESEEVANLFNRILTAHPKEPSNTTVPSNKSEFQEHDLVSLITKSPVESSSAAATATDAVGDSVLKNFFNAPKFAGPYASNVDSFQQPYHSASVNSTVPGVFLPPVHSLQMPSTSFERINSGNPVTNLVKPSNFLAPNPLLPLIPPVSSPVPPSAAVHHSQNLPHEYGTPLLQPFPPPSPPSLTPLSISMLNRPVISRDKVRDALISLVQEDKFIDMVFETLLKTHNS
- the LOC127125615 gene encoding mRNA-decapping enzyme-like protein isoform X1, which translates into the protein MSQTKKLTPNLDQSSTKLLNLTVLQRMDPFIDEILFTAAHVSFYDFNIETSQWSRKDVEGSLFVVKRNAQPQFQFIVMNRRNTENLVENLLDFEYELKNPYLLYRNASQEVNGIWFYNAEESEEVANLFNRILTAHPKEPSNTTVPSNKSSEFQEHDLVSLITKSPVESSSAAATATDAVGDSVLKNFFNAPKFAGPYASNVDSFQQPYHSASVNSTVPGVFLPPVHSLQMPSTSFERINSGNPVTNLVKPSNFLAPNPLLPLIPPVSSPVPPSAAVHHSQNLPHEYGTPLLQPFPPPSPPSLTPLSISMLNRPVISRDKVRDALISLVQEDKFIDMVFETLLKTHNS